From Halorussus lipolyticus:
GAAGTGCGTCCGAGTTCAACTCATCAAGAACGGCAAGCAAGTGACCGCCTTCTGCCCCGGCGACGGTGCAATCTCGTTCATCGACGAACACGACGAGGTCACCATCGCGGGCATCGGCGGTGCGAAGGGTCGTGCGATGGGCGACCTCTCCGGTGTCAACTACAAGGTAGAGAAGGTCAACGGCGTGAGCCTCGAAGAACTAGTTCGCGGAAACGCTGAGAAGCCGGTGCGTTAAACATGGCAGCAGAAGACCAACCCGACCCCGAGAAACCCGCGGGCACGGACGAGGACGGAGCGGCCGCCGCCGACCTGTTCGGCGAGTGGGACATCACGAACATCGAGTACGCCGACCCCTCGACCGAGCGTTACATCACGGTCACGCCGGTCGCTCACACGATGGGTCGCCACGCCTCCAAGCAGTTCCGCAAGAGCGAGGTGTCCATCGTCGAGCGTCTCATCAACCGCCTGATGCAGACCGAGGAGAACACGGGCAAGAAGCAGAAGACGATGCGCATCACCCGTGAGGCCTTCGAGAAGATTCACGACCGCACCGACGAGAACCCGGTGCAGGTCCTCGTCACCGCCGTCGAGAACGCGGCCCCCCGAGAGGAGACCGTCCGCCTGAAGTACGGTGGCATCTCCGTCCCGAAGGCCGTGGACGTGGCACCCCAGCGCCGCGTGGACCAAGCCCTCAAGTTCATCGCCGAGGGCGTCCACAGCGCCTCGTTCAAGACCTCGACCGACGCCTCCGAGGCACTGGCCAGCCAACTCATCGGCGCGGCCGACTACGACGTTCAGACCTACGCCATCAACCAGAAAGAAGAGAAAGAGCGCGTCGCGGCCGCGGCCCGCTAACTCTCGATTTCTCCGCTTTCGACGCTCTCGCTTCCGAACAGTCGCTACTCTCCTCCGGGTAATCTGGCAGTTCCGTCGGAAGTCTGCCACGTCACAAACCGATATTTTTAGGTTGGCCTAAAATCACGCTCGGGTATGGACGAAAACGCTGTCGGCCGGACGCGCCGACGATTTCTCGCGGGCGTCGGTGCGGTCGGCGCGGCCGGATTCGCGGGGTGCGGGCGATTGGCCGAGCGCGAACTGCGACCGGAGTACGAACTCAACCACACCGCCGAGGACTGGTCTCGCTACGACCCCGAGTGGGACGGGCCGACGAACTCGCCGCTGTCGGTCTCGCTGGAACCCGAGGTGTTGGTCGAGAATCTGGAGATTCCGTGGGACCTCGCGTTCGCGCCGACCGGCGAGTTGTTCCTGACCGAGCGAACCGGGCGCATCCGGCGCTTCGATGTCGAGGGCAGTGGTCTCGAAACGATTGGCAAACCTGCTTCCGTCATCGACGCCGAGGCCATGGCTCCGGGTCCCGACGACAAACCGTTCTGGGAAACGTGGTTCGTGGAGGGCGGCGAGGGCGGCATGCTCGGCGTCGCGGTCCACCCCAAGTACCCCGAGGCCTCGTACATCTACGCCTACTTCACGGCGGAGACGGAGGGCGGCGGGAAGGAGAACCGCGTCGTCCGGTACGACGTGGACGCCGAGGACCCGACCGAGACCGGCGAAATCGTCGTGGACGGGATTCCGGCCGGCGGAGTCCACAACGGCGGGCGCATCGCGTTCGGTCCGGACAACTACCTCTGGATTACCACCGGCGAGGCCGGACAGGGGGACCTCGCACAGGACACCTCGTCGCTCGCGGGGAGCGTCCTCCGGGTGAACACCGTCGGCGACCCCGCAGACGACAACCCCGACCTGCCCGGCGACGACGCCGACGACCGAATCTACACTTACGGGCATCGCAACCCCCAGTGCATCACGTGGCTTCCCGACGCCACGCCCGTCGTCACCGAACACGGTCCCGACGGTCACGACGAGGTGAACGTGCTGGAACCCGGCGCGAACTACGGGTGGCCCGAGGCCCGAACCGAATCGGAGTACAGGGGAAGCGACTTCCATCGCCCGGTGGTGAACACGCCGGAATCGTGGGGACCCTGCGGTGGCGTCTTCTACACCGGCGACGCGATTCCGGCGTGGCGCAATCGACTGGTCTTCGGGTCGCTCATCGGCCAGCGAATCAACGTGGTCACGCTGGCCGAGGAGGCCGGAGACCTTCCACCGGTCGAGGACGCGGGCGAGGGCGAGACCCGCGGGATGCGCTTCGACGCCGATTGGCTCGATTCGGACTACGCCGCGACAGCGCACTGGACGCTGACCGACGTGCTTGGCCGGGTGCGTCACGTCGAGCAGGGACCGGACGGCCACCTCTACGCCATCACGTCGAATCGAGACGGCAGACCGAAGGGCGACACCTTCCCGCGACAGCGCGACGACGTGCTGGTTCGGCTTCGACCGCGGAGCGAGTGACCTCGCTTTCTGCGGTTTTTAAATATATTTCTGTTTCCTAAAAATAGGAAATTGTTTCTCTACAGCTTCGTTTCCTGTCTCCGGCGTCGGTCGTTACTCGCCGTCGGACGCCCCGACGAGGACGAATTTGCTCTCGGCGTCGCCGTTGTGAATCTGGCGCGTGGCGTCGGCCGGGATGCGCAGGGCCTCGCCCGCTTCGAGGTGTACGTCTTCGCCCTCGACAGTGACGGTGGCCTCGCCTTCGAGGAGGACGTAGACCTCCTCCTGACCATCGTCGGCGTGGTCGTGTTCCTTGCCGGTCCATCCGGGGTCGGCGTCGAGGACGGTCACGCCGAGTTTCTCGCAGTCGAGGGGGTCCCGGAGGAAGCGCATGCCGTCGGCTATCGGGTCCACGTCTCTGGTGTTGACCTTGCTGTAGGACATCGTGGGGTGTACGACGGGAGGGGTGTTTAGTGTGGTGTCGGGCTAGGGAATCTCGATTTTGCGCTATCCTTGCTCGGGCGCTCTCTCGACATAACTGCAACCGCAAACAGCAGAATCGGAGTAACGTTGTCCACTGAAGCCCCCGCCCGCTCGCGGTCGCTGTGGCGGATATTCGCGGCTCTCCGCACTGGAAGACAAACTGCGTCTTCCAAGCCATCGCCTCACTCCGTTCGGCGAGACACCACCCGCCGCGAATAGAACCGCCACAGCGACCAAGCCCTTCGGGCGCGACCGGGCGGCCCCTTCATCCTCCCGTGGTGGACTGTTTCGTCGGGCGTTTGCCGGTGGAACGGGGCACCGAGCGCGGGCCTCACGCCTCCCCAACCTCCTGCGCTTCTCGCTTCGTCGTCCGAGAGCGAGGCTCTCGTGATCACGAAAATCTCCGATTTTCGAACGACTCCGATGCTCGTCCCTCGCGCGAGATGGCACGACACGAGGTCGCGCCCGCACGCGCCTGAGTGAAACATTAATCGAGCGAAATATCGACCTGCGGAGTCGCTGAGGCCCACATCTTTGAAGTGGCTGGCGTCGGCAGACCCTCCCGTCATGGACGAAGCACTCGAAGTCGTCGATTTGCTGGCGGATTCGGGTCTCGAAGGCGTCGTGACGTGGTTCCTGCGACTCGTCGGGTTGGTCGTAGTCCTCGCAGGCGTCGGTCTGTGGCTGTTCACCGAGATGGGCCTGCTGATACTCCCGGCGGCGCTGATAGTCGTCGGTCTCGTCCTGTTGGTCGCGCCGAGCGTCCTGCTTGCGTTGGCCGAGTTGGCGTAGACCGGTAATCAGTCCGCCGCCTGTTCTCCGCCGCCGACCGCGAACTCTCTGGTCGCTTCGACCAGCGAGCGGCGGTACTCGCTCTCGTCGGGGTCCGGACCGAGGGATTTGAAGCGGTGTTTGAACTCGGCTAGACTGACCTCGGGGGCGTCGTTGGCGGCGGCGTGGGCGAGGTCGTAGAGTCGGTGGTCCGACTCCACGAGGCCGTGGCGCTCGACCAGCGCGAGGGCGAACGCGGCGTTGACCGCGGTCATCTCGGGGTCGGAGGTGCTGGTCAGGCGCAGTCCGTCGCGCTCCCGACTCGCCCCCTCGCGTTCCCCGGTCGGTTGGTCGGCCACCGCGGCCGCCAGTTCGGATTCGAGGAAGGAGACGAGTTTGTGGGTCGGACCCACCCGGAGGGTGATGTCGTCGGCGTAGATGTCCTTCATGTGATTGGCGATTTGATAGCAGTGGGTCACGCGCCGACGCTCGACCGATTTCCCGGCCAGCGCGAGAAACAGAACCTCCTCGGTCGATTGGGTGTGGGAGGGGTGGGCCTCCTCGTGACGGGCCATGTGTGCGAACTCGTGTAAGGCGAGTTCGCGGGCCATCACGCTGGTCGCGGCCTGCCGGGAGATGTTCAGCACGTGGTCGTCGGGGTGGGCGGTCCACGTCCGCTCGTCGGGGTTCTCCCGGATGCGGACGTGAACCGGCGAGTCGAGGTCGTACTCGGTCTCGAACAGGTCGCGGGCGCGGAGGAAGGGCGCTGTCGGACCCGGACCGTGGACGTGAACCTCCATGCGTACCCTTACCAAGGCTTCGTCCGGTATGACTCTTGCGTTGGTTGGGTGGCGTTGCCGGTGCCTGACCGAGACGCCGATTCGTTCAGGCAGTCCGAACTCGACTTAATTTCGAGCGTATCGTCCACGGTATTCCCTCACACGGTCTCTCGCGGCGAAACACTACGCTTTTCAACTTCCTTCGGGTAGAAGACCCATAATGGGAAGACGAAAGAAGATCGTCGAACAGTGTGAGCGACTGATGGACAAACCGGAGAACATCCGGAACATCGCTATCGCCGCACACGTCGACCACGGTAAGACGACCCTGACCGACAACCTGCTGGCCGGTGCCGGCATGATTGCCGACCAGGGCGAGGCAACGCAACTGATGATGGACACCGAGGAGGACGAGCAGGAACGCGGCATCACCATCGACGCCGCGAACGTGTCCATGACTCACGA
This genomic window contains:
- a CDS encoding 30S ribosomal protein S12: MANGKYAARKLRKDRQNHRWSDSDYARRERGLGEKSDPLEGAPQGRGIVLEKVGIEAKQPNSAIRKCVRVQLIKNGKQVTAFCPGDGAISFIDEHDEVTIAGIGGAKGRAMGDLSGVNYKVEKVNGVSLEELVRGNAEKPVR
- a CDS encoding 30S ribosomal protein S7 codes for the protein MAAEDQPDPEKPAGTDEDGAAAADLFGEWDITNIEYADPSTERYITVTPVAHTMGRHASKQFRKSEVSIVERLINRLMQTEENTGKKQKTMRITREAFEKIHDRTDENPVQVLVTAVENAAPREETVRLKYGGISVPKAVDVAPQRRVDQALKFIAEGVHSASFKTSTDASEALASQLIGAADYDVQTYAINQKEEKERVAAAAR
- a CDS encoding PQQ-dependent sugar dehydrogenase, which produces MDENAVGRTRRRFLAGVGAVGAAGFAGCGRLAERELRPEYELNHTAEDWSRYDPEWDGPTNSPLSVSLEPEVLVENLEIPWDLAFAPTGELFLTERTGRIRRFDVEGSGLETIGKPASVIDAEAMAPGPDDKPFWETWFVEGGEGGMLGVAVHPKYPEASYIYAYFTAETEGGGKENRVVRYDVDAEDPTETGEIVVDGIPAGGVHNGGRIAFGPDNYLWITTGEAGQGDLAQDTSSLAGSVLRVNTVGDPADDNPDLPGDDADDRIYTYGHRNPQCITWLPDATPVVTEHGPDGHDEVNVLEPGANYGWPEARTESEYRGSDFHRPVVNTPESWGPCGGVFYTGDAIPAWRNRLVFGSLIGQRINVVTLAEEAGDLPPVEDAGEGETRGMRFDADWLDSDYAATAHWTLTDVLGRVRHVEQGPDGHLYAITSNRDGRPKGDTFPRQRDDVLVRLRPRSE
- a CDS encoding cupin domain-containing protein; protein product: MSYSKVNTRDVDPIADGMRFLRDPLDCEKLGVTVLDADPGWTGKEHDHADDGQEEVYVLLEGEATVTVEGEDVHLEAGEALRIPADATRQIHNGDAESKFVLVGASDGE
- a CDS encoding DUF5781 family protein, which encodes MEVHVHGPGPTAPFLRARDLFETEYDLDSPVHVRIRENPDERTWTAHPDDHVLNISRQAATSVMARELALHEFAHMARHEEAHPSHTQSTEEVLFLALAGKSVERRRVTHCYQIANHMKDIYADDITLRVGPTHKLVSFLESELAAAVADQPTGEREGASRERDGLRLTSTSDPEMTAVNAAFALALVERHGLVESDHRLYDLAHAAANDAPEVSLAEFKHRFKSLGPDPDESEYRRSLVEATREFAVGGGEQAAD